The Desulfosporosinus acidiphilus SJ4 genome has a window encoding:
- the pdxT gene encoding pyridoxal 5'-phosphate synthase glutaminase subunit PdxT, translating to MQKRVGVLALQGAFREHRQVLNQLGCEAVEVRKKNDLEGIHGLIIPGGESTTIGKLLQIDELGERIKEMGSKDFPIFGTCAGMILLSKTIIDSDQYRLNLMDTTVERNAFGRQVASFETDLQVPAMGSHPLRAVFIRAPYLREVAPNVGILAEFDGKIVFARQGNLLASAFHPELTPDHRVHQYFLGMIDEYWVK from the coding sequence ATGCAAAAACGCGTCGGCGTTTTAGCCTTGCAGGGGGCTTTTCGTGAGCACCGGCAGGTTTTGAATCAATTGGGCTGCGAAGCCGTTGAAGTACGTAAAAAAAACGACCTTGAAGGAATTCATGGTCTGATTATTCCCGGTGGCGAAAGCACAACGATCGGAAAACTATTACAAATTGATGAGTTGGGCGAAAGAATCAAGGAAATGGGTTCCAAAGATTTTCCGATCTTTGGAACTTGTGCCGGTATGATTTTACTCAGTAAAACTATTATAGACAGTGACCAGTATCGATTAAATTTAATGGATACAACAGTAGAACGCAATGCCTTTGGCAGACAAGTGGCTAGTTTTGAAACGGATCTTCAGGTGCCTGCTATGGGCTCTCATCCTCTGCGCGCTGTCTTTATTAGAGCACCTTATCTTCGGGAAGTTGCTCCAAATGTAGGTATTCTTGCTGAATTTGATGGGAAAATTGTCTTTGCCCGGCAAGGAAATCTATTAGCGAGTGCCTTTCATCCTGAGCTTACCCCGGATCATAGGGTCCATCAATACTTTTTGGGTATGATTGATGAATATTGGGTAAAGTAA
- the serS gene encoding serine--tRNA ligase produces the protein MLDLKYVRSNPDLVKEALQKRNSSISLDRFLEQEEERRRLLFEIESLKARRNAVSEEVGRLKKNGEDAEALVLEMREVGQTVKNLEQKSAEIVEEMEKVLFEIPNIPHTSVPVGLDESANVEVRTWGTPRSFDFEPKAHYELGEKLDIFDFARAGKVTGARFTFYKGLGARLERSLISFMLDRHTAKGYMEVLPPYMVNRSSMFGTGQLPKFEEDAFKVMGTDYFLIPTAEVPVTNLYRDEILDGNCLTMKHCAYSACFRSEAGSAGRDTRGLIRQHQFNKVELVKFTLPENSYEELELLTKDAESILQELELPYRVMALSTGDLGFSSAKTYDLEVWLPSFNTYREISSCSNFEDFQARRANIRFRRGLKEKPEFVHTLNGSGLAIGRTVAAIMENCQDSQGRIHIPKALQPYMGVEYIG, from the coding sequence ATGTTAGATCTGAAGTATGTACGCAGCAACCCTGATCTGGTAAAAGAAGCCTTGCAAAAGCGTAATTCTTCTATTAGTTTGGACCGGTTTTTAGAGCAAGAAGAAGAAAGACGCCGTCTGCTTTTTGAAATCGAGTCGTTAAAGGCTCGGCGTAATGCAGTTTCTGAAGAAGTTGGACGCCTTAAGAAAAATGGAGAAGACGCTGAAGCACTTGTTTTGGAAATGCGTGAAGTTGGTCAAACCGTTAAAAATTTAGAACAAAAATCTGCGGAAATCGTTGAAGAGATGGAAAAGGTTCTCTTTGAAATTCCGAACATCCCTCATACTTCTGTTCCGGTAGGTTTAGACGAGAGCGCGAACGTTGAAGTTCGAACTTGGGGAACCCCGCGTTCCTTTGATTTTGAACCAAAGGCGCACTATGAGCTTGGAGAGAAATTAGATATCTTTGATTTCGCGAGAGCCGGAAAAGTAACCGGAGCGCGTTTTACCTTTTATAAAGGTTTAGGCGCACGCTTAGAACGTTCTCTTATCTCTTTTATGCTGGATCGGCATACGGCTAAGGGCTATATGGAGGTTTTGCCCCCTTATATGGTAAATCGCAGCTCTATGTTCGGAACAGGCCAGCTTCCAAAGTTTGAGGAAGATGCCTTTAAAGTGATGGGAACCGATTATTTTTTAATTCCTACGGCAGAAGTGCCTGTTACAAATCTCTACAGAGACGAAATATTAGACGGCAATTGTCTGACGATGAAGCATTGTGCTTATAGCGCTTGTTTTCGTTCAGAAGCAGGTTCAGCAGGACGTGATACTCGAGGATTAATCCGCCAACATCAGTTTAATAAGGTTGAGCTTGTGAAATTTACTCTCCCGGAGAATTCTTATGAAGAATTAGAGTTACTAACGAAAGATGCAGAGAGTATTCTTCAGGAATTAGAACTTCCCTATCGGGTAATGGCATTATCAACTGGAGATCTTGGTTTTTCTTCTGCTAAAACCTATGATTTGGAAGTATGGCTGCCTAGCTTTAATACATACCGTGAAATTTCATCCTGCAGCAATTTTGAAGATTTCCAAGCGCGTCGTGCTAATATTCGATTCCGAAGAGGACTGAAGGAAAAGCCTGAATTTGTTCATACTCTTAATGGCAGTGGTTTGGCGATAGGACGTACCGTTGCAGCGATTATGGAAAATTGTCAGGATTCCCAGGGCAGAATTCATATTCCCAAAGCCTTACAGCCTTATATGGGCGTTGAATATATTGGCTAA
- a CDS encoding DinB family protein translates to MSEYLFDQLKVVRNNTLNAVKGLSENQVDKIPAGFNNNIRWNLGHIYLVQERFAFGFTEIPMLLPEGFLGLFGKDTKPSDWTIQPPSLNELIKLLEDQTDRIQEAFKERLDEVLAAPWTMPSGLTLKTVREFLTFSMYHEGMHVQAIKFLHRFGS, encoded by the coding sequence ATGAGTGAATATTTATTTGATCAACTTAAAGTTGTTCGTAATAACACTTTAAATGCTGTAAAAGGTCTCAGTGAAAATCAAGTAGATAAAATTCCGGCAGGATTCAATAACAATATCCGCTGGAACCTAGGTCACATTTACTTAGTACAGGAGAGATTTGCTTTTGGCTTTACAGAAATACCAATGCTGTTACCGGAAGGCTTTCTTGGATTATTCGGGAAAGATACAAAACCAAGTGATTGGACAATCCAGCCCCCTTCCCTCAATGAGCTTATTAAGTTGTTAGAAGATCAAACAGATCGTATCCAGGAAGCATTTAAGGAAAGATTAGACGAGGTTCTTGCCGCCCCCTGGACGATGCCTAGCGGATTAACGTTAAAGACAGTCCGCGAATTTCTGACGTTTTCTATGTATCACGAAGGTATGCACGTACAGGCTATAAAATTTCTGCATAGATTTGGATCCTAA
- the tadA gene encoding tRNA adenosine(34) deaminase TadA, whose amino-acid sequence MLHQDWMRLALIQAQMAYEQGEVPIGAVIVHNDTVIAEAHNEKELRNDPTAHAEILAIQRAAETMGTWRLTDASLYVTLEPCPMCAGAILQARLKNLVYGTMDLKGGATGSVLNVMDFKLWNHKVEVVAGVLEDECSDILKHFFKRLRNN is encoded by the coding sequence ATGCTCCATCAAGATTGGATGCGTTTAGCGCTTATACAAGCTCAAATGGCCTATGAACAAGGTGAAGTACCCATTGGTGCAGTAATTGTTCATAACGATACCGTTATTGCAGAAGCGCATAACGAAAAAGAACTTCGCAATGACCCAACTGCCCATGCTGAGATTTTAGCAATCCAACGTGCCGCTGAAACGATGGGAACTTGGAGATTGACGGATGCATCTCTGTATGTAACGTTGGAACCTTGCCCCATGTGTGCCGGTGCAATTCTTCAAGCTCGCTTAAAGAACCTGGTATATGGCACCATGGACTTGAAAGGCGGGGCAACAGGTTCTGTCTTAAATGTAATGGACTTTAAGTTATGGAATCATAAAGTTGAGGTAGTTGCCGGAGTTTTAGAAGATGAGTGTTCCGATATCTTAAAACACTTTTTTAAGCGACTGCGTAACAACTAA
- the spoIIR gene encoding stage II sporulation protein R: MDWVIKSLRLGFDIPFKDRLTKVLKVIISIAILVSVLGIMFFSLSINKIWTKNQTIYENKSDSEKIVYNEGKLAQNPQQLIRFHVLANSDSDQDQALKRAVRDAILKEVSPKLAVSKSLKESRQIIERVRPEMERIGRSVVKAWGKDYSVHTEYGHFSFPTKSYGTLILPAGDYEALRIVIGKGKGSNWWCVLFPPLCFIDIEHSTAVQVDGKPGIPISNDTSPYSDKQKNEKNVNVQGNRSNNSEMTIKNSSVHNSLKIDFYFWELVKKLWS, encoded by the coding sequence ATGGATTGGGTTATTAAAAGTTTAAGATTAGGATTTGATATACCATTTAAGGATAGATTGACAAAAGTACTGAAAGTAATTATTAGCATTGCAATATTAGTTTCCGTGCTTGGAATTATGTTCTTTAGTCTTAGTATCAATAAGATATGGACAAAAAATCAAACAATCTATGAGAATAAAAGTGATTCTGAGAAAATAGTTTATAATGAAGGAAAATTGGCTCAAAACCCACAACAACTAATACGATTTCATGTTCTCGCAAATTCGGACAGTGACCAAGACCAAGCACTGAAACGGGCTGTAAGAGATGCCATATTAAAAGAAGTGTCCCCAAAATTAGCAGTTTCTAAATCATTAAAAGAATCGCGCCAAATTATTGAGAGGGTTCGTCCTGAAATGGAGAGAATTGGTCGTTCGGTTGTCAAAGCTTGGGGTAAAGATTATTCAGTACATACGGAATACGGACATTTTAGTTTTCCTACAAAATCTTATGGTACCTTAATATTACCGGCAGGTGATTATGAGGCCTTGAGGATCGTAATAGGAAAGGGTAAGGGCTCTAACTGGTGGTGCGTACTTTTTCCGCCTCTTTGCTTTATTGACATTGAGCATTCAACTGCTGTTCAGGTCGATGGAAAACCTGGGATACCTATAAGTAATGATACATCTCCATATTCGGATAAACAAAAAAACGAAAAAAATGTGAATGTACAAGGTAATAGATCCAATAACTCAGAAATGACTATAAAAAATAGTTCGGTCCACAATTCACTTAAAATTGATTTTTATTTTTGGGAGTTAGTAAAAAAACTATGGAGTTAA